One stretch of Miscanthus floridulus cultivar M001 chromosome 18, ASM1932011v1, whole genome shotgun sequence DNA includes these proteins:
- the LOC136523457 gene encoding uncharacterized protein — translation MYRRIKELNRRFLVIFHNGSSEEIDLGSYGFPLSEHYDNKVLWTFQGRFRLYPKMKVDRALNKSTEGRVATYLVLLASSHIEGRDPQEMWSSLVRQEAAEIITNTTGGPARVAEFFILFMMRLCCISYNLMMDYDLATHACQLLDLFQDLGKITVLKLSRRTFSFTSPPFVHCHNLKFLWLDHCQDQEMISSSIDGFLQDEKKKLTQDEDGAAAKEYIQQCFKRLWVLDIRYTPCNQILSAQMMDAMTQLRELNVMGAEDWDMGQVQGRLPNICKLRITKSAIRCPSGNDADLLLSGMDKVQLLDFSGNQIMKESGKKSLPTTSLPVASSLETVIINDGCVGLEKISFRGCAKLKNILLKGSFQELRILDVSGTAVKTLDLSAVTAAQKLDELLLLDCGKLCAILWPPQEVIRRALLRKVCIDTTMQTSVSTAPRSREEKSKEGSPVATTTGPRAPSQCDRFVSVRDARLLRSLVPLEEHFNFVVHVEISSPLSHPAIISGGGSKDADSSRSSEQPPLEDGNGGHMQQLMASEGGGRGEEAPTITQISPCPRAPNLPSQNCYTYIQDRDQHPMTFTIPDFICDRAMILHVHDSLSIISIPGPAPLQGSQWTNLKWCRVERCPMLECVFTAPRSLLGDGDACVFYSLSTFWVSQLPKARFIWNWSSSSSTISKLPSGSFLFLAMLHLDCCPSLIYVLPMPIQGLRVLRTLEIMWCGDLVDVFPLEPNTACHATVEFHSLKHICLHELPKLKGICGRWRVYAPKLETIRIKGCWSLRRLPDVRGGSRVECSCEKEWWDSLQWEWGNPNHDPSLYEPIHSPHYKKHLLRTTVLR, via the exons ATGTATCGACGCATCAAGGAGCTGAACCGCAGGTTCTTGGTGATCTTCCACAATGGGAGCAGCGAGGAGATTGACCTAGGCAGCTACGGCTTTCCTTTGTCTGAACACTATGACAACAAGGTGCTGTGGACTTTCCAAGGGAGATTCCGGCTCTACCCCAAGATGAAGGTTGACAGGGCCTTGAACAAGAGCACTGAAGGGAGGGTGGCGACCTACCTTGTTCTCTTGGCCTCCTCCCACATTGAGGGTCGAGATCCACAAGAGATGTGGTCCTCCCTTGTGCGACAAGAAGCTGCAGAGATCATCACTAATACTACTGGCGGGCCTGCACGAGTTGCTGAGTTCTTCATCTTGTTCATGATGAGGCTTTGTTGCATATCTTATAACTTGATGATGGACTACGATTTGGCTACCCATGCCTGCCAACTACTGG ACTTGTTCCAAGACTTGGGCAAGATTACTGTGCTGAAGCTTTCACGCCGCACCTTCAGCTTCACATCACCTCCGTTTGTCCATTGCCACAACCTTAAATTTCTATGGCTTGACCACTGCCAAGACCAAGAGATGATCAGTAGCAGCATAGATGGCTTCCTtcaggatgaaaagaagaaactCACCCAAGATGAAGATGGAGCTGCAGCAAAGGAGTACATCCAGCAGTGCTTCAAAAGGCTCTGGGTGTTAGACATCCGCTACACACCCTGCAATCAGATCTTGTCTGCACAAATGATGGATGCCATGACTCAGCTCAGGGAGCTAAATGTGATGGGAGCTGAGGATTGGGACATGGGCCAGGTGCAAGGACGGCTTCCTAACATCTGCAAGCTCCGAATAACCAAGTCAGCAATCCGCTGCCCATCAGGAAATGACGCCGACCTCTTGTTGTCAGGAATGGACAAGGTGCAGCTTCTTGACTTTTCTGGGAACCAGATCATGAAAGAGAGTGGCAAGAAAAGCTTACCTACGACAAGCTTACCTGTGGCAAGCAGCCTGGAGACTGTCATCATCAATGACGGATGTGTTGGGTTAGAGAAGATTTCCTTCAGGGGGTGTGCCAAACTGAAGAATATCCTATTGAAAGGATCGTTCCAAGAGCTTCGAATCCTGGACGTCTCGGGCACAGCAGTGAAAACACTGGATCTCAGTGCAGTTACAGCAGCCCAAAAACTTGACGAGCTCCTTCTACTTGACTGCGGCAAGCTCTGTGCAATCCTGTGGCCACCACAAGAGGTAATTAGGAGAGCATTGTTGAGGAAAGTGTGCATTGACACTACCATGCAGACCTCAGTATCAACTGCGCCCCGATCCAGAGAAGAAAAATCAAAGGAGGGTAGTCCTGTTGCTACGACGACAGGACCCCGAGCACCATCTCAATGTGATCGGTTTGTCTCTGTGAGGGATGCGAGGCTCCTGCGTTCACTTGTTCCCTTGGAAGAGCACTTCAATTTCGTTGTGCATGTGGAGATTTCCTCTCCACTTAGTCATCCTGCTATCATCTCTGGAGGAGGTAGCAAAGATGCTGACAGCAGCAGGAGCAGTGAGCAGCCACCGCTTGAAGACGGTAACGGCGGCCACATGCAGCAACTGATGGCAAGCGAAGGCGGCGGCAGGGGTGAAGAAGCTCCAACAATCACACAGATATCCCCTTGCCCGCGTGCTCCTAATCTACCGTCCCAGAACTGCTACACGTACATACAAGACCGTGACCAGCATCCGATGACCTTTACAATACCGGACTTCATCTGTGATAGAGCTATGATCCTACACGTCCACGATAGTCTGTCCATCATCAGTATCCCTGGCCCTGCACCTCTACAAGGTTCACAGTGGACAAACCTAAAATGGTGCCGAGTTGAGCGGTGCCCCATGCTGGAGTGCGTCTTCACCGCACCCCGGTCGTTGTTAGGAGATGGCGACGCTTGCGTCTTTTACTCCCTGAGCACATTCTGGGTGTCGCAGCTTCCCAAGGCACGCTTCATCTGGAACTGGAGCTCATCATCCTCAACAATCAGCAAGCTTCCGAGTGGATCgtttcttttcttggccatgTTGCACCTGGACTGCTGCCCCAGCCTGATATATGTACTCCCGATGCCAATCCAAGGTCTACGCGTCCTGCGGACCCTCGAGATCATGTGGTGTGGTGATCTTGTCGATGTCTTCCCATTGGAGCCAAACACCGCATGCCATGCGACCGTGGAATTCCATAGTCTTAAGCACATCTGCCTTCATGAGCTGCCGAAGCTGAAAGGCATATGTGGTAGATGGAGGGTGTACGCGCCTAAGCTCGAGACCATCAGGATCAAGGGATGCTGGAGCCTCAGGCGCCTGCCCGATGTCCGTGGTGGTAGCAGGGTCGAGTGCAGCTGCGAAAAGGAGTGGTGGGACAGCCTGCAGTGGGAGTGGGGAAACCCTAACCACGACCCTTCCCTCTACGAGCCCATCCACTCGCCGCATTACAAGAAGCACCTGCTCCGGACAACTGTGCTCAGATGA
- the LOC136519618 gene encoding lectin-like, translating to MGAVTSSLDTSTSNNLQSKSKTSLHMFEEIVGQEIPAEETLVRETGILLADKKKYWVDNENKNCFKIFPIDLSISWGDDTRYWSWEEECDAGTTIKVPKLLGVTWLDIFGYLEQSYLNPDVTYEVSFELKLEKGADGWNEPVEAGVMSADGVTQKGSVYLQQIMERGKWLPIKVGEVKSHPGRTGNVSVFLRQGFSRWKTGLLIRGITITPKRITVPGRPTSRSNIELAYG from the exons ATGGGCGCAGTAACGTCCTCCCTAGACACTAGCACTTCTAATAACCTGCAGTCTAAATCCAAGACTAGCCTTCACATGTTCGAAGAGATAGTTGGCCAGGAGATTCCTGCTGAAGAGACTCTTGTTCGCGAAACAGGGATCTTGTTGGCCGATAAAAAG AAGTACTGGGTGGACAATGAGAACAAGAACTGCTTCAAGATATTCCCTATAGACCTGTCCATCAGTTGGGGTGATGACACTAGATACTGGAGCTGGGAAGAAGAATG TGATGCTGGTACCACGATCAAGGTCCCGAAGCTGCTGGGCGTCACCTGGTTGGATATCTTTGGGTACCTGGAGCAGTCCTATCTTAATCCAGATGTAACATACGAGGTTTCCTTCGAGCTGAAGCTTGAGAAGGGAGCCGATGGATGGAATGAGCCGGTGGAAGCCGGGGTCATGTCCGCCGATGGTGTAACTCAGAAGGGCAGCGTGTATCTCCAGCAGATCATGGAAAGGGGCAAGTGGCTGCCGATCAAGGTTGGGGAGGTTAAATCACATCCGGGCCGGACTGGAAATGTTTCGGTCTTCTTGCGCCAGGGGTTCTCTCGTTGGAAGACGGGGCTTCTCATCAGGGGCATCACCATCACTCCCAAAAGAATAACTGTACCTGGACGTCCGACGTCCAGGTCTAACATCGAATTGGCCTACGGGTAA